In a single window of the Methanorbis furvi genome:
- the dapB gene encoding 4-hydroxy-tetrahydrodipicolinate reductase, producing MTKVMICGAMGRMGTTIAGMVVENPELELVGGVDVRSGTVLGKPVVDSTSLASFIDEHKPDVMIDFTVAAATMVNAKIAAAKGVALVIGTTGFTPAEDAELLHAIKNVPVVKTTNFSVGVNIFWELVREAAKRLGDYDIEVIEAHHRHKKDAPSGTAKTILKVIEEEVGVRDEMYGRCGMTERKNEIGVHVIRGGDVVGDHTVQFHQNYETIELTHRAYDRAVFARGAVRAAAWVPGKTPAVYTMKEVLNL from the coding sequence ATGACTAAAGTTATGATCTGCGGAGCGATGGGGCGTATGGGTACGACCATCGCAGGTATGGTTGTCGAAAATCCGGAGCTCGAACTGGTTGGCGGTGTGGATGTCCGCTCCGGTACCGTACTTGGTAAACCGGTCGTTGACTCGACCAGCCTTGCATCGTTCATTGATGAACACAAGCCTGATGTGATGATCGACTTCACGGTTGCCGCGGCAACGATGGTGAACGCAAAAATTGCAGCAGCCAAAGGTGTTGCACTGGTGATCGGCACGACCGGTTTCACTCCGGCCGAGGATGCAGAGCTTTTGCATGCGATCAAAAATGTGCCTGTCGTGAAAACAACCAACTTCAGTGTCGGCGTCAACATTTTCTGGGAGCTGGTCCGCGAAGCAGCAAAGCGTCTCGGCGACTATGACATCGAAGTGATCGAAGCCCACCACCGCCACAAGAAGGATGCACCGAGCGGAACCGCGAAGACCATTCTGAAAGTGATCGAAGAAGAGGTCGGCGTGCGTGATGAGATGTACGGCCGCTGCGGTATGACCGAGCGCAAGAACGAGATCGGTGTTCACGTAATTCGCGGCGGCGATGTTGTCGGCGATCACACCGTACAGTTCCATCAGAATTATGAAACGATCGAACTGACTCACCGTGCATATGATCGTGCGGTGTTTGCCCGCGGTGCTGTCCGTGCAGCAGCATGGGTGCCGGGAAAAACTCCTGCCGTCTACACGATGAAAGAAGTTCTTAATTTATAA
- the tsaA gene encoding tRNA (N6-threonylcarbamoyladenosine(37)-N6)-methyltransferase TrmO encodes MDCLTIYTDGASRGNPGEAAAAWLILRGTDVLESDVLVLGKQTNNVAEYTALIHAIRSAKKFAEPKTTELIIYSDSELMISQMNGTYKVRSASLQPLHQEAKESASAFAKVTYHHVPRENPYIGSCDWLCNNALDKRSAADLIDDLRKGREPIECKPIGVVHSPFKERGSAPNQGRNTQEISRIEIFPEYRDGLTGLSAGNAVFILCWFDRSERDILQVVPHGRKELTGVFATRAPVRPNPISLTLVTIESIEGTTLTVRGLEAFDNTPVLDIKPYHAGIDTPENE; translated from the coding sequence ATGGACTGCCTGACAATATATACGGACGGGGCAAGCCGAGGAAACCCGGGCGAAGCCGCTGCTGCATGGCTGATTCTTCGTGGGACCGACGTTCTTGAGTCTGATGTACTTGTTCTTGGAAAACAGACGAACAATGTCGCCGAGTACACCGCACTCATTCATGCCATCCGCTCGGCGAAAAAATTTGCTGAACCAAAAACAACCGAACTGATCATCTACTCGGACAGCGAACTCATGATATCACAGATGAACGGGACCTACAAAGTTCGCTCAGCCTCACTTCAGCCGCTGCATCAGGAGGCAAAGGAGAGTGCTTCAGCATTTGCGAAGGTCACGTATCATCATGTCCCGCGGGAAAATCCGTACATCGGATCATGTGACTGGCTGTGCAACAATGCTCTTGACAAACGTTCCGCCGCGGATCTGATCGATGACCTTCGCAAGGGTAGAGAGCCAATTGAGTGTAAGCCCATTGGAGTTGTTCACTCACCCTTTAAGGAACGCGGAAGTGCGCCGAATCAGGGCAGAAATACTCAGGAGATTAGTCGCATCGAAATTTTTCCCGAGTACCGCGACGGCCTCACCGGACTTTCCGCAGGGAACGCAGTCTTCATCCTCTGCTGGTTTGACCGTTCCGAACGTGATATTTTACAGGTTGTTCCGCACGGCAGAAAGGAACTCACCGGCGTTTTTGCAACCCGTGCGCCGGTCCGCCCGAATCCCATCTCACTGACTCTGGTAACCATCGAATCAATAGAAGGAACCACCCTGACCGTCCGGGGACTCGAAGCCTTTGACAACACGCCGGTGCTTGACATAAAACCCTACCATGCAGGGATAGATACTCCGGAAAACGAGTGA
- the cca gene encoding CCA tRNA nucleotidyltransferase, with product MTRSIIEQEVLDRVLPTDAERSAAQEMGNKLIAAVYEVAGVPAMMTGSVARGTWVRGDKDIDIFMLFPPEISREELQEKGLAAAYAVVEKFSGTAEEKYAEHPYLNAVIEGFDVDLVPCYHVSSTAEMQCAVDRTPFHTRYLLPKIGNLREDVLLLKQFAKGGGVYGSDHMTGGFSGYLCELLVLAYGGFSEFMQAASEFRYGEVVDIEKYYADTKIVRGKFSEPLIVIDPTDKDRNVAAALTPTRFAEFMELARDYCASPSPQYFVADPPTQMGMNEFAATLQKRGTAMLAVRMKTPPYVADTVVPQLRKTMESMKAMLVAEDFQIHRAEVSMGAENSLILFELLIARLPEIVVRSGPPVWNHENADRFVEKYLMQEQFAGPWIEEDRYYTEVLRKYTTAESLLSDKSKILSGSLGKHVRQVMEEDGYEVLAGVDVWSLEFSFFLSAFFARSSHAIRKLREIRGGQE from the coding sequence ACCGGCTCGGTTGCCCGGGGCACCTGGGTTCGCGGTGACAAGGACATCGACATATTCATGCTGTTTCCACCGGAGATCTCCCGCGAGGAGCTGCAGGAGAAAGGACTTGCCGCAGCGTATGCGGTGGTCGAAAAGTTTTCAGGAACAGCTGAGGAAAAGTATGCCGAGCATCCGTATCTCAACGCGGTCATCGAAGGATTCGATGTGGATCTCGTCCCCTGTTATCATGTCAGCTCCACTGCTGAGATGCAGTGCGCTGTGGACCGGACGCCGTTTCACACCCGCTACCTTCTCCCTAAAATCGGAAATCTTCGTGAGGATGTTTTGCTGCTCAAACAGTTTGCCAAAGGCGGAGGCGTGTACGGCTCAGATCATATGACCGGCGGTTTTTCCGGATATCTTTGCGAGCTTCTTGTGTTGGCCTACGGAGGATTTTCAGAGTTCATGCAGGCCGCGTCAGAGTTCCGGTACGGCGAGGTTGTTGACATCGAAAAATATTATGCAGATACAAAAATCGTGAGAGGAAAATTTTCCGAGCCGCTTATTGTCATCGACCCAACCGATAAGGACCGAAATGTTGCAGCAGCCCTGACCCCGACGCGGTTTGCCGAGTTCATGGAGCTTGCCCGCGACTACTGTGCCTCTCCCAGTCCGCAGTACTTTGTTGCGGATCCTCCAACTCAGATGGGGATGAACGAGTTTGCCGCAACGCTTCAGAAGCGCGGGACGGCAATGCTTGCGGTACGGATGAAAACTCCTCCATATGTTGCGGACACGGTTGTTCCTCAGCTGCGGAAAACCATGGAGTCTATGAAGGCCATGCTTGTTGCCGAGGATTTTCAGATTCACCGTGCTGAAGTTTCCATGGGTGCGGAAAATTCTCTGATTCTTTTTGAGCTTCTCATTGCCCGGCTGCCGGAGATTGTTGTACGCTCTGGCCCTCCGGTCTGGAATCATGAAAATGCGGACCGGTTTGTGGAAAAATATCTGATGCAGGAGCAGTTTGCCGGCCCCTGGATTGAGGAGGATCGCTACTACACCGAGGTGCTCCGCAAGTACACGACTGCTGAGTCTCTGCTTTCGGATAAGTCGAAGATTTTGTCAGGTTCACTTGGAAAACATGTGCGGCAGGTGATGGAGGAGGACGGTTATGAGGTTCTCGCGGGCGTTGATGTCTGGTCGCTGGAGTTTTCGTTTTTCCTTTCGGCATTTTTTGCCAGGTCTTCGCATGCGATCCGCAAGCTCAGGGAGATCAGAGGCGGGCAGGAATGA
- a CDS encoding thiamine-phosphate synthase family protein: MSAADQSLVLKALQQAHGKVMNLSRYLQPSGGVSLAYGIKNPRDIRDVAVIRGTGIGFGTDDPLVRVLLTMTRFDPSCRAVGTIRYTEEIAQVVRETIRDVAEYDPAKFPAGIVSMDWGVASCCRDGVPLAIISAESKNSEPLIRFLGANPDEVANRMLIISERLTYTDI, translated from the coding sequence ATGTCAGCAGCAGATCAGTCCTTAGTCCTCAAGGCATTGCAGCAGGCACATGGAAAAGTCATGAACCTGTCCCGCTATCTCCAGCCTTCGGGAGGTGTGTCCCTCGCATACGGGATCAAAAATCCCCGTGACATCAGGGATGTGGCAGTGATCCGAGGAACCGGAATCGGATTCGGTACCGACGACCCCCTTGTCCGCGTACTGTTAACGATGACCAGATTTGATCCCTCCTGTCGTGCGGTCGGTACCATTCGGTACACTGAAGAGATTGCCCAGGTTGTCAGAGAAACTATTCGTGATGTTGCCGAGTATGATCCGGCAAAGTTTCCGGCCGGCATTGTCAGCATGGACTGGGGCGTTGCCTCCTGCTGCAGGGACGGTGTTCCTCTGGCAATTATCAGTGCAGAATCGAAAAATTCCGAGCCGTTGATCCGTTTTCTTGGTGCAAACCCTGACGAAGTGGCAAACAGAATGCTTATCATATCGGAACGACTTACATATACAGACATCTGA
- the dapA gene encoding 4-hydroxy-tetrahydrodipicolinate synthase, whose protein sequence is MFEGVIPALITPFRDDASQSLDIEGLRACIEHVIRGGVHGLLPCGSTGESATMTHAEHIKVIEEAVSAANNRIPVIAGTGSNNTEEALLMTRAAKAAGADGALLISPYYNKPNRSGLLKHYRKVAEIGLPVVVYNIPGRTGQNLPPDLIIEMAKTIPNIVAVKEASGNIDQMMAIIHGLEGVDRELPFVLTSGDDSLMLPVLSIGGKGCISVTANIEPKRMVAMYDAFVKGDMDGARKIHYELMELSKSLFMDVNPVPVKRAAEIRGHIASGNVRLPLDSLSAEMTNKLREVLSNYD, encoded by the coding sequence ATGTTCGAAGGTGTGATACCCGCACTCATCACTCCGTTCCGTGATGATGCATCCCAATCGCTTGATATCGAGGGTCTTCGAGCCTGTATCGAGCATGTTATCCGCGGAGGAGTGCATGGTCTTCTCCCCTGCGGTTCGACCGGCGAGTCTGCAACAATGACGCATGCAGAACACATCAAAGTCATCGAAGAGGCAGTTTCCGCAGCAAACAACCGGATACCAGTCATTGCCGGAACCGGTTCCAACAACACCGAAGAAGCACTGCTGATGACCCGTGCAGCAAAAGCTGCCGGGGCTGACGGTGCTCTTCTGATCAGTCCGTACTACAACAAGCCGAACCGCAGCGGTCTCTTAAAACATTACAGAAAAGTCGCAGAGATTGGTCTTCCGGTCGTAGTATACAACATTCCGGGCAGGACCGGTCAGAACCTGCCGCCTGATCTGATCATCGAGATGGCAAAAACCATCCCGAATATTGTGGCGGTCAAAGAGGCGAGCGGCAACATCGATCAGATGATGGCGATCATTCACGGACTTGAGGGAGTGGACCGCGAACTCCCGTTTGTGCTGACATCAGGTGATGACTCACTCATGCTTCCGGTGCTTTCCATCGGCGGCAAAGGCTGCATCTCAGTCACGGCAAACATCGAACCAAAACGAATGGTTGCGATGTACGATGCATTCGTCAAAGGCGATATGGATGGTGCAAGAAAAATACATTATGAACTGATGGAGCTCTCCAAATCCCTGTTCATGGATGTAAATCCGGTGCCGGTAAAACGTGCCGCAGAAATCCGCGGGCACATCGCATCAGGAAATGTCCGGCTGCCGCTGGACTCCCTGTCAGCGGAGATGACCAATAAATTACGGGAAGTGTTGTCAAACTATGACTAA
- a CDS encoding 30S ribosomal protein S17e: MGIKPSYIKSMGVALMEQHGKSFNNNFDDNKKVVSEITTIESKSIRNRVAGFITRKVNTNNRRR; this comes from the coding sequence ATGGGAATTAAGCCAAGCTATATCAAGTCAATGGGCGTCGCCCTTATGGAACAGCACGGAAAGAGCTTCAACAACAACTTTGACGACAACAAAAAAGTTGTTTCCGAGATCACCACTATTGAGAGTAAGAGTATCCGTAACCGCGTTGCCGGATTCATTACCCGCAAGGTCAATACCAACAACCGCCGCAGGTAA
- a CDS encoding YbhB/YbcL family Raf kinase inhibitor-like protein, translated as MEKITIHLGKNGITPSSTFSGGNISPKIDLSGIPPEVKYIAVIVQNKSGDGKTQCIWSIWNIPSVGHVPPGYEAGPVPNFPFPAIQGLNDFGEHGWHGPEPKLGSDERMLFHVFGRAERIVISPDAKMDEVIAEFRDGKTIAFGSLESTLHF; from the coding sequence ATGGAAAAGATTACCATTCATCTTGGAAAAAATGGTATTACCCCTTCGAGTACATTCTCCGGTGGAAATATCTCGCCAAAAATTGATCTCTCCGGCATCCCTCCCGAGGTAAAGTATATCGCCGTCATTGTGCAGAACAAATCCGGCGACGGAAAAACTCAGTGTATCTGGTCAATCTGGAATATTCCGTCGGTCGGGCATGTCCCGCCGGGATATGAAGCAGGCCCGGTACCAAACTTCCCGTTCCCTGCGATTCAGGGTCTCAACGATTTCGGCGAGCATGGCTGGCACGGACCTGAGCCGAAACTCGGAAGTGATGAGAGAATGCTCTTCCACGTGTTCGGTCGGGCTGAGCGCATTGTGATCTCTCCGGATGCGAAAATGGATGAGGTTATTGCAGAGTTCCGCGACGGCAAGACGATTGCCTTCGGCAGTCTTGAGTCAACGCTTCACTTCTGA
- a CDS encoding HD domain-containing protein, with amino-acid sequence MEKDEALVLMQSHVTSDSLRGHCIATAAVMKGLAEELGEDVRLWESIGILHDIDFEEIDEDMMRHGLRGYEILKNAGVDDEIAEPIRRHNHMLFGADYTTPVEICLQVADSVSGLVIACAYVKGGNITEVSSKTVAKKYKTASFAAGCDRGRIALGDELVPRDRMYEIAIREITLVKDQLGLA; translated from the coding sequence ATGGAAAAAGATGAGGCTCTTGTTCTCATGCAGTCGCACGTGACGTCAGACTCTCTTCGCGGCCACTGCATTGCAACAGCTGCCGTAATGAAAGGACTTGCCGAAGAGCTTGGCGAGGACGTCAGGCTCTGGGAGTCGATAGGCATTCTGCATGATATTGACTTTGAGGAAATAGATGAGGACATGATGCGGCACGGACTCAGAGGTTATGAAATTCTCAAAAATGCTGGAGTCGATGATGAGATCGCAGAGCCCATCCGCCGCCACAACCACATGCTGTTTGGAGCTGATTACACTACCCCTGTTGAGATCTGTCTGCAGGTGGCCGACAGTGTCTCGGGTCTTGTGATTGCCTGCGCATATGTGAAAGGCGGAAACATCACCGAGGTCTCTTCCAAAACTGTTGCAAAAAAATACAAAACCGCATCCTTTGCCGCAGGCTGTGACCGCGGCCGCATTGCTCTTGGTGATGAACTCGTTCCCCGCGACCGGATGTATGAGATTGCCATTCGTGAGATCACTCTTGTAAAAGATCAGCTGGGGCTTGCGTGA
- a CDS encoding SdpI family protein, translating into MIGYRTRRSKKSPEAWDAAQKMFGKYSFVYGIFLLIAVPLVALCVGTRINPYTLLVMIVVAELILLALPILGVECQLKKQFSK; encoded by the coding sequence GTGATCGGGTACCGAACACGACGATCCAAAAAATCTCCGGAGGCATGGGATGCAGCGCAGAAAATGTTTGGAAAATATTCTTTCGTCTATGGAATTTTTCTTCTGATAGCTGTTCCACTTGTGGCTCTCTGTGTTGGAACGAGGATTAATCCGTACACTCTTCTGGTAATGATCGTTGTCGCTGAACTCATTCTCTTGGCGCTCCCGATTCTTGGTGTTGAGTGTCAGCTGAAAAAACAGTTTTCAAAATAA
- a CDS encoding DUF6994 family protein — translation MRIDTNYNFYTDARGGDPDSTSPTLRKYHKKLWSKPLPNGKHFELYDDKNGIYLYHKSELGEFRFGSDAITHSYKNQKRKQWIVEQIPSEVNELFDAGSTIGAYIIFPNNRINGNHTINQARGINHFIDDRFDLTLECIRRFYLDQDSPLYDTLLRYKDFFDLFDNFIGYVNFFLLEDLIEENHEIKFYSPFDEFKTPPRFSDTDEYLGYKKEVMNFIRKRNQRIDDCQLI, via the coding sequence ATGAGAATTGACACAAATTACAATTTTTACACTGATGCGAGGGGTGGAGATCCCGATTCTACCAGCCCCACTCTTCGAAAATATCATAAGAAATTATGGAGCAAACCATTACCCAATGGAAAACATTTCGAATTGTATGACGATAAAAATGGGATTTATTTATACCATAAATCAGAATTAGGGGAGTTTCGTTTTGGGAGCGATGCTATTACACACTCATACAAAAATCAGAAACGAAAACAATGGATTGTAGAACAAATTCCCAGTGAAGTAAATGAACTTTTTGATGCAGGTTCCACTATCGGGGCCTATATTATTTTTCCAAATAACAGAATTAACGGCAACCACACAATCAATCAGGCACGCGGAATTAATCATTTCATTGACGACCGATTTGACTTGACCCTCGAATGTATCCGCCGATTTTATTTAGATCAAGACAGTCCTCTTTATGATACTTTATTGAGATATAAGGATTTTTTCGATTTATTTGATAACTTTATTGGCTATGTCAATTTCTTTTTATTGGAGGATCTGATTGAAGAAAATCACGAAATTAAATTTTATTCACCGTTCGATGAGTTCAAAACTCCTCCAAGGTTTTCTGACACAGACGAATATCTGGGATATAAAAAAGAAGTTATGAATTTCATTCGGAAAAGAAATCAAAGAATTGATGATTGCCAATTAATATGA
- a CDS encoding Mrp/NBP35 family ATP-binding protein, whose protein sequence is MSDKPEGCDGHCDGCSQKTDTCQQPAKADISVKHVILVLSGKGGVGKSTVSVNLSYALANHGYQTGLLDLDIHGPSIAKMLGIEDLKLQALGNKMMPVKVTGSLKVVSMALLLNTTDSPIVWRGPMKAAAIKQFLGDVDWGDLDYLVVDLPPGTGDEALNIVQFAPNVEGAVIVTTPQDVAVLDSTKAIKFVEMMDLPVLGIIENMSGMICPHCGEVVDLFGKGGGEKVATQYNIPYLGAIPIDIEMRKAGDEGRPFIVKRTNEKNPTRDAVDKVMENLIAEVEKRE, encoded by the coding sequence ATGTCAGACAAACCAGAAGGATGTGACGGACACTGCGACGGATGCTCGCAGAAGACCGATACCTGCCAGCAGCCGGCAAAAGCTGATATCAGTGTAAAGCATGTGATCCTTGTTCTCTCCGGCAAGGGAGGCGTCGGCAAGAGTACGGTCTCGGTAAACCTTTCCTATGCACTTGCCAACCATGGATACCAGACCGGTCTGCTTGACCTTGATATTCACGGCCCAAGCATTGCCAAGATGCTCGGTATTGAGGATCTGAAACTTCAGGCGCTCGGCAACAAAATGATGCCGGTGAAAGTGACCGGCTCACTGAAAGTCGTCTCAATGGCTCTTCTTCTCAACACCACCGACAGTCCGATTGTGTGGCGCGGACCCATGAAGGCTGCGGCCATCAAACAGTTCCTCGGCGATGTCGACTGGGGAGACCTTGACTATCTCGTCGTCGACCTTCCACCGGGAACGGGCGATGAGGCACTCAACATCGTACAGTTTGCACCAAACGTTGAAGGAGCGGTAATCGTTACGACCCCGCAGGATGTTGCAGTGCTTGACTCCACGAAGGCAATCAAGTTCGTTGAGATGATGGACCTCCCGGTGCTTGGTATCATTGAGAATATGTCCGGCATGATCTGTCCGCACTGCGGCGAGGTTGTTGATCTCTTCGGCAAGGGCGGCGGAGAAAAGGTGGCAACCCAATACAATATTCCGTATCTTGGTGCTATTCCGATTGATATTGAGATGCGCAAGGCAGGCGATGAAGGCAGACCGTTCATCGTCAAGAGAACGAACGAAAAGAATCCGACCAGAGATGCGGTCGACAAGGTTATGGAAAACCTGATCGCAGAAGTCGAGAAAAGAGAATAA
- a CDS encoding ORC1-type DNA replication protein produces the protein MKKNLLMWDQTLFKDIEVFDIDYVPEQFEYRDEQIQELAYAVRPALAGGRILNTVCRGVPGTGKTTSVKKLFEEIEGTTKKIIPIHINCQIDGSEYAIFSRIYTKLTKNRQPPTGTSFKMLFDMIAKYIENESVVPIICLDDANYLVYEKELNKVLYALLRSHEAYENVRIGVIVIISDPDVDLESSLDARVASVFRPQIIHFAPYTASEVAGILSQRVVQGLYPNVLGSELFDRIVDRTMKCGDIRIGLDLIKRSVMNAEKSARMNVSDDDVTAAFSVSRDLRLADIVRVLSDDEAAVLFQLAEMTNDADIVTTKEVHTALGERATGYTTFVQIIEKLDHLRLVTLSYQNAGKGRLRIISLRYDPKRVLAFRKVQSGCKP, from the coding sequence ATGAAAAAAAATCTGCTCATGTGGGATCAGACCCTCTTCAAAGACATCGAAGTCTTTGACATCGACTATGTTCCCGAACAGTTTGAGTACCGTGATGAACAGATTCAGGAGCTCGCCTACGCAGTCCGGCCGGCCCTTGCCGGCGGCCGCATCTTAAACACGGTCTGCCGCGGAGTGCCCGGCACCGGCAAGACCACATCCGTAAAAAAACTCTTTGAAGAGATCGAAGGAACCACCAAAAAGATCATTCCCATTCACATCAACTGCCAGATTGACGGCTCAGAGTATGCGATCTTTTCCCGCATCTACACAAAGCTCACCAAAAACCGCCAGCCGCCAACCGGCACCTCCTTTAAGATGCTCTTTGACATGATCGCCAAGTACATCGAGAACGAATCGGTCGTTCCGATCATCTGTCTTGACGATGCCAACTACCTTGTCTATGAAAAGGAGCTGAACAAAGTTCTCTACGCACTCCTCAGATCGCATGAGGCGTACGAAAATGTCAGAATCGGGGTGATCGTTATCATCAGCGATCCGGACGTGGATCTGGAGTCCTCGCTTGATGCCCGCGTAGCATCAGTTTTCCGTCCGCAGATCATTCACTTTGCACCCTACACCGCGTCCGAGGTTGCAGGCATTCTCTCCCAGCGTGTGGTGCAGGGACTGTATCCGAACGTGCTCGGCAGCGAACTCTTCGACCGCATCGTAGACCGCACCATGAAATGCGGCGATATCCGCATCGGTCTTGATCTGATCAAACGCTCTGTGATGAACGCAGAAAAGTCTGCACGAATGAACGTCTCTGACGATGACGTCACCGCGGCATTCTCCGTCTCCCGTGATCTCCGTCTTGCAGATATCGTGCGGGTACTTTCCGATGACGAGGCAGCCGTTTTGTTCCAGCTTGCCGAGATGACCAATGACGCAGATATCGTCACCACCAAAGAGGTCCACACAGCTCTTGGCGAGAGAGCAACAGGCTACACAACGTTTGTACAGATTATTGAAAAACTCGACCATCTCAGACTGGTCACCCTCAGTTATCAGAATGCAGGAAAGGGCCGCCTGCGTATTATCAGTCTCAGATATGATCCAAAACGTGTTTTAGCCTTCCGAAAAGTTCAGAGCGGATGTAAACCCTAA
- a CDS encoding pyridoxamine 5'-phosphate oxidase family protein: MALITSEIKEQIAKVGVCHLITASKTGVPNAAPMGGLWVMDNDTIWISNNFMNKTAQNVHENPQAALLVWSKELGNCIQLKGTASLESDTEDYKKMRELMEAKKPGLPKKELLKLVVKEIYTCMPGPAAGEKIA; this comes from the coding sequence ATGGCACTAATTACCAGCGAGATAAAAGAACAGATCGCAAAAGTCGGGGTCTGTCATCTGATCACCGCTTCAAAGACCGGCGTTCCAAACGCAGCACCGATGGGCGGTCTGTGGGTAATGGACAACGACACCATCTGGATCTCCAACAACTTCATGAACAAGACGGCGCAAAATGTTCACGAAAACCCCCAGGCAGCTCTGCTTGTCTGGAGTAAAGAGCTCGGCAACTGTATTCAGCTAAAGGGAACGGCAAGCCTTGAGTCCGACACCGAGGACTACAAAAAGATGCGGGAGTTAATGGAAGCAAAAAAGCCGGGACTTCCCAAAAAAGAACTGCTGAAACTTGTAGTAAAAGAGATCTACACCTGCATGCCGGGACCAGCTGCAGGAGAAAAGATCGCATAA